A stretch of Salvelinus sp. IW2-2015 unplaced genomic scaffold, ASM291031v2 Un_scaffold2994, whole genome shotgun sequence DNA encodes these proteins:
- the LOC112075125 gene encoding uncharacterized protein isoform X2 has translation MEKMETAHTAQQPTLDDSQSEEEEDDGFVGGTGVQSDKRQSGAASEGVDEEDDDEEAGPAAQPKEKEEDSFARMLSIWGTTKYISKWKMAHRRGYHINCLTDDPERKAMIMQHELDCKTSIPLPMVCMIEKETLQILQNIENDYKYKLGASHHLTKELHERIESLKCQVSSKVRHSEPAPEGGVLATLVGWGRALSAMLGWRSGASATKDENALPCKECPLETDDTKE, from the exons ATGGAGAAGATGGAGACGGCTCACACTGCACAGCAGCCCACCTTGGA TGACTcacagagtgaggaggaggaggatgatggctTTGTTGGGGGGACCGGAGTGCAGTCAGACAAGCGACAGAGTGGCGCGGCGTCAGAGGGTGTGGATGAAGAGGATGACGATGAAGAG GCAGGACCTGCAGCCCAACCCAAGGAGAAGG AGGAGGATTCCTTTGCCCGGATGCTTTCTATCTGGGGCACCACCAAGTATATCAGCAAGTGGAAGATGGCCCATCGGAGAGGCTACCACATCAACTGCCTGACCGATGACCCCGAACGCAAGGCCATGATCATGCAGCATGAGCTGGACTGCAAAACCAGT ATTCCCCTCCCTATGGTGTGTATGATTGAGAAGGAGACCCTGCAGATTCTACAAAATATTGAGAATG ACTACAAGTACAAGTTGGGCGCCAGCCATCATCTGACGAAAGAGCTCCATGAGCGTATTGAGAGCCTGAAGTGCCAGGTATCCTCCAAGGTTAGGCACAGTGAGCCGGCCCCAGAGGGAGGAGTGCTGGCGACCCTGGTGGGGTGGGGCAGGGCGCTGTCTGCTATGCTGGGTTGGCGCAGTGGAGCCTCAGCTACTAAAGACGAGAATGCTCTACCCTGCAAGGAGTGTCCCCTTGAAACAGACGACACAAAAGAATAA
- the LOC112075125 gene encoding uncharacterized protein isoform X1, translated as MEKMETAHTAQQPTLDDSQSEEEEDDGFVGGTGVQSDKRQSGAASEGVDEEDDDEEAGPAAQPKEKGKEDSFARMLSIWGTTKYISKWKMAHRRGYHINCLTDDPERKAMIMQHELDCKTSIPLPMVCMIEKETLQILQNIENDYKYKLGASHHLTKELHERIESLKCQVSSKVRHSEPAPEGGVLATLVGWGRALSAMLGWRSGASATKDENALPCKECPLETDDTKE; from the exons ATGGAGAAGATGGAGACGGCTCACACTGCACAGCAGCCCACCTTGGA TGACTcacagagtgaggaggaggaggatgatggctTTGTTGGGGGGACCGGAGTGCAGTCAGACAAGCGACAGAGTGGCGCGGCGTCAGAGGGTGTGGATGAAGAGGATGACGATGAAGAG GCAGGACCTGCAGCCCAACCCAAGGAGAAGGGTA AGGAGGATTCCTTTGCCCGGATGCTTTCTATCTGGGGCACCACCAAGTATATCAGCAAGTGGAAGATGGCCCATCGGAGAGGCTACCACATCAACTGCCTGACCGATGACCCCGAACGCAAGGCCATGATCATGCAGCATGAGCTGGACTGCAAAACCAGT ATTCCCCTCCCTATGGTGTGTATGATTGAGAAGGAGACCCTGCAGATTCTACAAAATATTGAGAATG ACTACAAGTACAAGTTGGGCGCCAGCCATCATCTGACGAAAGAGCTCCATGAGCGTATTGAGAGCCTGAAGTGCCAGGTATCCTCCAAGGTTAGGCACAGTGAGCCGGCCCCAGAGGGAGGAGTGCTGGCGACCCTGGTGGGGTGGGGCAGGGCGCTGTCTGCTATGCTGGGTTGGCGCAGTGGAGCCTCAGCTACTAAAGACGAGAATGCTCTACCCTGCAAGGAGTGTCCCCTTGAAACAGACGACACAAAAGAATAA
- the LOC112075124 gene encoding cadherin EGF LAG seven-pass G-type receptor 2-like isoform X1 — MDGRLYHLPFGDSSVSLNGTLQSGKSQQSYVPFVLRDDGGLNNSQAHIALNEHGSLFHETKEHLDNPNSDSDSDLSVEDDQSGSYASTHSSDSEEEEPYPPEECWESMASNVSKRPHLHDNNLSKLYWPVEYMTTASNSEGLGGADRLKTESLANTELGQTRDTRGMPSERPGDKAGSYGKDNLMLLLPSLPNLNAHPQKGILKKKQLSPIAERNGINRIHNELSKNAPGHASSQGSSSSESRGGRAKPSLQDQLNGVGMSINAGTVDGDSSGSDCRNTYEQADGGVCLCRS; from the exons ATGGATGGCAGACTGTACCACCTGCCGTTTGGAGACTCCAGTGTGTCTCTGAACGGCACCCTGCAGAGTGGCAAGAGCCAGCAGAGCTACGTCCCTTTTGTCCTTAG GGATGATGGTGGCCTGAATAACAGCCAGGCACACATCGCTCTGAATGAACACGGCTCACTCTTCCATGAAACTAAAGAGCATTTAGATA ATCCCAACTCTGACTCGGACAGTGACCTGTCTGTGGAGGACGACCAGAGCGGCTCATACGCCTCCACACACTCCTCTGACAGCGAGGAGGAGGAGCCCTACCCACCAGAGGAATGCTGGGAAAGCATGGCCTCCAACGTGTCCAAGAGACCACACCTTCACG ATAACAACCTGAGTAAGCTGTACTGGCCAGTGGAGTATATGACGACAGCCAGCAACAGTGAGGGCCTCGGGGGAGCAGACAGGCTGAAGACAGAGTCTCTGGCCAACACTGAGTTGGGCCAGACTCGGGACACCCGAGGCATGCCAAGTGAAAGGCCAGGGGACAAGGCAGGTAGCTATGGGAAGGATAACTTGATGCTGCTACTTCCCAGTCTGCCCAACCTCAATGCACACCCACAGAAAG GAATCCTGAAGAAGAAGCAGCTCTCCCCCATCGCGGAGAGAAATGGTATCAACCGCATCCATAACGAGCTGTCAAAGAACGCTCCGGGCCACGCCTCCTCTCAGGGCTCCTCCTCCAGTGAGAGCCGAGGAGGCCGGGCCAAGCCCAGCCTACAAGATCAGCTGAATGGTGTCGGCATGAGCATCAATGCGGGAACAGTGGACGGTGACTCATCAGGATCAGA CTGCCGTAACACATATGAGCAGGCTGACGGAGGGGTGTGTCTTTGCAGGTCATAG
- the LOC112075124 gene encoding cadherin EGF LAG seven-pass G-type receptor 2-like isoform X2 — protein sequence MDGRLYHLPFGDSSVSLNGTLQSGKSQQSYVPFVLRDDGGLNNSQAHIALNEHGSLFHETKEHLDNPNSDSDSDLSVEDDQSGSYASTHSSDSEEEEPYPPEECWESMASNVSKRPHLHDNNLSKLYWPVEYMTTASNSEGLGGADRLKTESLANTELGQTRDTRGMPSERPGDKAGSYGKDNLMLLLPSLPNLNAHPQKGILKKKQLSPIAERNGINRIHNELSKNAPGHASSQGSSSSESRGGRAKPSLQDQLNGVGMSINAGTVDGDSSGSES from the exons ATGGATGGCAGACTGTACCACCTGCCGTTTGGAGACTCCAGTGTGTCTCTGAACGGCACCCTGCAGAGTGGCAAGAGCCAGCAGAGCTACGTCCCTTTTGTCCTTAG GGATGATGGTGGCCTGAATAACAGCCAGGCACACATCGCTCTGAATGAACACGGCTCACTCTTCCATGAAACTAAAGAGCATTTAGATA ATCCCAACTCTGACTCGGACAGTGACCTGTCTGTGGAGGACGACCAGAGCGGCTCATACGCCTCCACACACTCCTCTGACAGCGAGGAGGAGGAGCCCTACCCACCAGAGGAATGCTGGGAAAGCATGGCCTCCAACGTGTCCAAGAGACCACACCTTCACG ATAACAACCTGAGTAAGCTGTACTGGCCAGTGGAGTATATGACGACAGCCAGCAACAGTGAGGGCCTCGGGGGAGCAGACAGGCTGAAGACAGAGTCTCTGGCCAACACTGAGTTGGGCCAGACTCGGGACACCCGAGGCATGCCAAGTGAAAGGCCAGGGGACAAGGCAGGTAGCTATGGGAAGGATAACTTGATGCTGCTACTTCCCAGTCTGCCCAACCTCAATGCACACCCACAGAAAG GAATCCTGAAGAAGAAGCAGCTCTCCCCCATCGCGGAGAGAAATGGTATCAACCGCATCCATAACGAGCTGTCAAAGAACGCTCCGGGCCACGCCTCCTCTCAGGGCTCCTCCTCCAGTGAGAGCCGAGGAGGCCGGGCCAAGCCCAGCCTACAAGATCAGCTGAATGGTGTCGGCATGAGCATCAATGCGGGAACAGTGGACGGTGACTCATCAGGATCAGA GTCATAG